AGCAATGGTGTTCATCTGATTCATATTCCTTAGAAACTAACCACGCTTGGATATTGTCATTAGTAAAATCGTAGAAAGTATCAATAGGCTCCGATGGCTGTTCATTTAAAAATACATCTCTCCCTCTTGGCTTCCAATTagtgaagagattctttcttcacCATGGCCAACTGGGTCTCATTAACTTGTATATTCAAATGTGTTGCTGTAGGcaaaagaaagaagtaaaatATCTATATCACCAGACACCAGGAGTCATACTAGCACAACTAATTACTAATGGGTTATCAAATACTACATTACTTTTTCCTCAATTAAACAAAGCAACTTACTTATTTCGTGCAGTATCTCAAACTATTGCGATTATGGGAAGCATATCAtacaagagagaaaataaaactaactcACTCCTAAGAGAGAACCCATGTCCAATATTCCTCCACATTGATCAGGCTACCACCTTAGCCATTCCAAAAGCAGCAGCAGAAGCAATGGCACCGATTAATGCCGTTTGGATGGCACTTTGAAAGGGCTTGTTACCTGTGAAGTGGGCCTTGGCGTAACCAAAGATTAACAATGCAACTAAGGTTAGGCCGACCGATGCCAATGTAGCTTTCTTGGCTATGGGTATGAACATGTAAGGCAGAAGAGGTGCAATTCCTCCTACGATGTAGGCAATGGCAATCGTCACTGCACTCTGTAAGGCTCTCTTTGGGTCTGGCTTCTCCAATCCGAGCTCAAACCTGCATTTATGATTCATTTCTTGCTTGATTAGGTGATTTTTTATATATTCTTCATGCCAACACTTGATTATAGTTTTAAACGAGAGACAAGATTAAAAGGGGTGTAGAATGCAGATATCTAGTTTATTGCAAAGACGCTCAAGTTCCAACGGTTTAGTAATGAATCAATTGGAAATATGTAAAATGTAGATCTAGTTTATTGTACACTAGATCAAGCCCCGTTAGGGGCtgctttcactctactctagATAGCCCTCTTTTTGGTAGTCTTTTCCATGACTCAAATGCCTGGtctaataccaaatgttaggtaatTCACCATTAAATCAAGCTCTTTAACCTATCTTACACTATGCTGGCCAATCTAACGCCCATACACTAAATTGACTAAAAGGGTACTAGaaagagtagaagaaaagagatcaaATGTGTGTTCTACCCCACCTgcacccccaacccccaaatGAGAGAGAGGTCCAAGATTCTACAAAATCACTATCCAATTTGATGGTTCATGGTTGGGAGCGGGGAATGTACATGACTTGGCAATTCCAATTAATAGAACACACCTAAAATTTTAGTTAATATTAACAATTAACGTAATAGATGGGATGAGCTGAATTCCAAACCAGTGAAACAATTTTCATGagctctttaccaaaaaaaacaaaaaaaaaaacaaaagaagaaacaatttcatgagctggcccggcccagcccagccAGCCCATAAACAAGGAtgccaagagtgaagaagactatttttttttcatatgaaGAGTGAAGAAGACTAGAACTTTACTATCCTGGAATCGTGttcagagagacagagaggagaACCAATATAGAAAGCTTAAAACCTTAGCTTAATCGGTGAGGGTGATGGAACCAATGTTTTAAAATTAGAATTTGAGATAGGGATGTCAAAAAAAATCCGATCAGTCCGATCTTGGACAGGGTTGGCCTAGGCCTGAGGACAAGcaagggtcgggctgggtttgATATTTGAATATCCTTGGCAGGCCAGGCTGGGCCTGGGTTAAGGCCTTGGACCGAccttatattatataatatatatttatagaataTATAGAAGGCATTCTTCAAAATTACTTCATTGAGACCAAGTGGAAAATTAGGACTCAACCAAAATCCtacaaacattttttttttttaaaatcttcaaatttttgaaaaattagtGACAAATGAAGATCGAAAGAAATGAATTCATGATCAATTCGAAAATGAATTTTGAGATTCCACATTCATatcatccatttttttttttcaaaccatgAGTTGGAACTTAATACTTACTTCATCATGAACTCAAGCCATGCCTGAGGCTTCTTCCGAAGTGCGTTCACGACTGGCCCATACTCATGAGGCTCCAGTCCATACTGCGAAAGTATCTCCGCCACCTCCGCCGCCTCTGTAAACGGTTTAAGTAGAAAACAGTATTAAAACAACTTATATCCGTCCGTTCACCAGATTAAAAACATCCTACGGTTTCAGATATTactttacttttattttattttttccagaaagaaaacacaagcaCCTGTATCAGGGACTCTGATGATCTCCTcttgctctctcttctgttCCCTCACGTAATGATCGGCCTCGCTTTTGGCGGCTAGATACCTGCATTCATATCTCACCGTTAATTACTATCAATGATTAACACACCCCAAAAATTTTCCGTGGACCCACAAATGTGACGACATATCACAAGCATTCGTTGCATGTGGTCGCCACACGccctgttttgttttttaagaaCGAATGAACTGCGCGTGGAAACACGTGGTCCCACCAGAAAGAAGGCAAAAAGAAAGGaatggaaaggaaaatattctGGATCTGCTTTTTCTgatcagaaaaaataaaaaataaaaaataaaaaaaactaataaaaaagcaaaaaagaggAATGGTACCCTCCAAGTCCCATGGAGATGGCGCCGGCGGCAATCTCAGCGAGACCGGCGGTTAGGATGACGGACGAAGAAGCGTTGGCACCGGAGAGACCGGCAGCGAGAGCGAAGGGAACAGTGAGACCGTCGGAAA
The nucleotide sequence above comes from Telopea speciosissima isolate NSW1024214 ecotype Mountain lineage chromosome 3, Tspe_v1, whole genome shotgun sequence. Encoded proteins:
- the LOC122653735 gene encoding vacuolar iron transporter 1, which gives rise to MADGKDAESQTKLLNQHEEKHFLAGEIVRDIIMGVSDGLTVPFALAAGLSGANASSSVILTAGLAEIAAGAISMGLGGYLAAKSEADHYVREQKREQEEIIRVPDTEAAEVAEILSQYGLEPHEYGPVVNALRKKPQAWLEFMMKFELGLEKPDPKRALQSAVTIAIAYIVGGIAPLLPYMFIPIAKKATLASVGLTLVALLIFGYAKAHFTGNKPFQSAIQTALIGAIASAAAFGMAKVVA